The DNA segment ATTACAATTAAACACGATGTTTATGATACCGCACCTTTCAGCCtgataaataaatgcaaatgagccgtgttttgattggctgttccTCCAGGGCTGGGGCTGAACCGCTGTAGGCTTCTGTTCCTATAAAaagtctttgttttttgttctgtttgCTCTGTCACCAATTTATTCTAAATAGTCAAACttagtttttttaattaatgaactGTATTTTCtcgatatgggccctttaaccgCGCCGCAGTGTAACTGGCTGTGAGTAGTGTTTGTCTATGGTGAGTGTTTCGCTCTGAGAAACTGCAGGTTTTGCACGTTCTGCAGCAACAGTTTAATGACATcagtacacacactctcacacgcacacacacactctcacacacacacacacacacatatgcatgccACAACACACGTGTGGAAGAGTGATCCCACACAACCGGTTTAACCATTAAGTTCTTCCTACCTGGAATGCTCTTGAAATATGCAGCTGGATCAGTGTAGTGTCTatataacgtgtgtgtgtgtgtgtgtgtctatataacATACATatactgtgagtgtgtgttttacgCATGGTCACATGTGATGTTCATTGTGCAATAAAAGGTAATTGAAACTTACAGTCCTACTTCATTTTGTAAAGTATAATTTATTgttaatgaaaaataaagattGAATGCTAAAAAACATCGCCTCGCCAGTCtgtgaccacctagcaaccacctagcaacaccatagcaaccccctaacaacaccacctagcaaccccctAACaacaccacctagcaaccccctAACAACACCACCTAGCAATTTACTTCCCCAAAGTGATCAACTTGATCGGCTCAGTGATGGGCGACTCTCTGCGCTCGGCTCTGGCCCAGGTGAGCTCGGCTACCCCCTGACCGCAGTCCTCctgtccactgtccactgtggGAAATCAGCTGCTGCTCTTTACAGCGCGTGACACGCAGCACTTAACCCGGGCTTTGAGGCGATGTGGTGGGGCCGTGCAAAAGGCTTCGTGGCccgtacggggatcgaacccgcgaccttggcgttattagcaccacgctctaaccaactgagctaaccggcctgaGGGGCACGGCCGGCATGAAGGTATAGAAGCAGTGAGGGTCAGTGATCCTGCAGCCCGCAGAGGCTTCACCTGAATCCGCTGTGAATAACTGAGCCAGAGGGAGAAGCTGTTTAACAGCAGCAGTGAAAGACCAGAGCATCCGAACCCGACCCGGTCAGTCCGGTCAGTCCGGTCAGCGTCTGGTCAGCGTCTGGTCAGCTGTAGGTTAGAAATGTAAACGTTTCTATTCTCCAGGTTCAGAGAAAAGATCTGAGGATCTGAGAGGAAAAACTAAACtcgggctcgtccgggatttgaacccgggacctctcgcacccaaagcgagaatcatacccctagaccaacgagccgcTGCGGAGAGTCGACTCCTCAGAGCGGACCATAAAGAGGAGATTCAGAGGAGGGGCTGAGGACtacaggaggagcaggaggagcatAACCCTCCAGCTTCTGATATTTAGGTTCTAGATAAGGTTCTTTAACTGTAGGTTCTGGATATTCTGGGAGTAGATTCGTTTCTGAAATCTCTCCACCTGAACTCCTCCACACACAGAACACGCAGTGTGCAGAGGTGGTCTACAGGGGGCGCTATTCAGGGTGATTTCTCTACATCTACAGAGTGTTTCATCTCTACATCAGTTCTATTAACATAATTAAAGTGTTGAACAGCTGCTGTTATTTAATCAGTTATTATAACTGACCCAATTTCACCTAAATTCGAGACACTTTTTGATTTCATGatattatttagaaaatctCTCAGTCACACAGGAGACGGCCGTACATGTATCTGGAAATCTGTTTCACTGTTAACACAAACAGGCTGGAACCACAAAACAGGTGTTTTTCGAaccaatacatttatttatttttgcatctTATTATCTTTAATATCGTCAAATGCTCAAATAACTCCCCCTCTAACCCCTccccctatttatttatttaaattgtaaaacaaatgaaaactcTGACTGTGACCTGTGTGACCTGTGTGACCTGTGTCAGGGTTTCGACTAAAAGTCCTCGACTGAACGTTTATATACAGAACCGACCTCAGAGTCCACAGCAGATTAACACCCCGAACACACACCACTGCCCCGACGTTAGCGTTAGCACACACCAGCATTTCCTGCTGACAGTTATGAGTGTGTTAATCCAACAGCTTCTCTACATtacataatcacacacacacacacacacacacttccctatTCTCACACCACACTCTTAACCCATCTCGGCTCTTACGGTTCAGACTGTCAGTCAGACAGGGCAGTGAGGGGCTGGGATCCTCGGGGGACTGGAGCTGGGGTTTGATCTCTGCAGTAGTTCAGTACTAGTCCACTATTCGGCTCTGCTGGAAATTAAAGGGTTAAGAGTGTGCAGAGTGTGAAGAGTGTGAAGAGTGTTCTGGCGTAGTGAATCTGTCACATCTAAAACTGATCACTAATGTAAAGCTGTGCCCCAGCTCTGCTGAATTTCCCTCTGGTGCAACCAGGCTGAGAGTTCACTCAGATACAAGGAGTGCACGAGGAGTGTTCGTGAATGTATGAGGAGTGTTTAAGGAGTGTATGAGGAGTGTATGGGGAGTCGTTGAGGAGTGTATGGGGAGTGTATTAGTAGTGTACGGGTAGTGTATTAGTAGTGTACGGGGAGTGTTTGAGGAGTGAATGGGGAGTGTATGGGGAGTTGTTGAGGAGTGTATGGGGAGTGTATTAGTAGTGTACGGGGAGTGTTTGAGGAGTGTATGGGGAGTCGTTGAGGAATGTATGGGGAGTGTATTAGTAGTGTACGGGGAGTGTTTGAGGAGTGTATGGGGAGTCGTTGAGGAGTGTATGGGGAGTGTATTAGTAGTGTACGGGGAGTGTTTGAGGAGTGTATGGGGAGTCGTTGAGGAGTGTATGGGGAGTGTATTAGTAGTGTACTGGGAGTGTATGGGGAGTGTATTAGTAGTGTATGGGGAGTGTTTGAGGAGTGTATGGGGAGTCGTTGAGGAATGTATGGGGAGTGTATGGGGAGTCGTTGAGGAGTGAATGGGGAGTGTATTAGTAGTGTACGGGGAGTGTTTGAGGAGTGTATGGGGAGTCGTTGAGGAGTGAATGGGGAGTGTATTAGTAGTGTACGGGGAGTGTTTGAGGAGTGTATGGGGAGTCGTTGAGGAGTGTATGGGGAGTGTATGGGGAGTCGTTGAGGAGTGAATGGGGAGTGTATTAGTAGTGTATGGGGAGTGTTTGAGGAGTGTATGGGGAGTGTATTAGTAGTGTACGGGGAGTGTTTGAGGAGTGTATGGGGAGTCGTTGAGGAGTGTATGGGGAGTGAATGGGGAGTGTATTAGTAGTGTACGGGGAGTGTTTGAGGAGTGTATTAGTAGTGTACGGGGAGTGTTTGAGGAGTGTATGGGGAGTGTATTAGTAGTGTACGGGGAGTGTTTGAGGAGTGTATGGGGAGTTGTTGAGGAGTGTATGGGGAGTGTATGGGGAGTCGTTGAGGAGTGAATGGGGAGTGTATGGGGAGTCGTTGAGGAGTGAATGGGGAGTCGTTGAGGAGTGTATGGGGAGTGTATTAGTAGTGTACGGGGAGTGTTTGAGGAGTGTATGGGGAGTGTATTAGTAGTGTACGGGGAGTGTTTGAGGAGTGTATGGGGAGTTGTTGAGGAGTGTATGGGGAGTGTATGGGGAGTCGTTGAGGAGTGAATGGGGAGTGTATGGGGAGTGTATGGGGAGTGTTTGAGGAGTGTATGGGGAGTTGTTGAGGAGTGTATGGGGAGTGTATGGGGAGTCGTTGAGGAGTGAATGGGGAGTCGTTGAGGAGTGTATGGGGAGTGTATTAGTAGTGTATGGGGAGTGTTTGAGGAGTGTATGGGGAGTGTATTAGTAGTGTACGGGGAGTGTTTGAGGAGTGTATGGGGAGTTGTTGAGGAGTGAATGGGGAGTCGTTGAGGAGTGTATGGGGAGTGTATTAGTAGTGTACGGGGAGTGTTTGAGGAGTGTATGGGGAGTGTATTAGTAGTGTACGGGGAGTGTTTGAGGAGTGTATGGGGAGTGTATTAGTAGTGTACGGGGAGTGTATTAGTAGTGTACGGGGAGTGTTTGAGGAGTGTATGGGGAGTTGTTGAGGAGTGTATGGGGAGTGTATGGGGAGTCGTTGAGGAGTGAATGGGGAGTGTATTAGTAGTGTTTGAGGAGTGTATAGGGAGTGTATGGGGAGTTTATGGGGAGAGAGGTCAGATGGAGGGTGTTATTAGAGTGTTCTTAGATTCTAGGTGACCGTCTTCTGCTCCTCACTGCTCTTCAGCCCCCTGAGAAGGTTTGGAAATCTCTGATTGGTTGGAGAGCCGTGATGCAACAGTCCTCTTAAAAGCCACTGAGCTGCTGCAGCAACGCTACGCTCCAGCGACCGCCTcacctccagctcctccagccTCACCTCCAGCTCGTCCAGGTCCTCCAGCCTCACCTCCAGCTCTCAGGTGGGTTCTAACAGTTCTGCACAACTTAATCTCATCTGAATTCAGGTTCTATGTTTCTAATGTTTTCACGTTCTCTGTGTGAGCTTCGGGCAGGCGGGCGGTGGTGGATCAGTGGTTAGAGTACGGGGTTATtgctcacagggttgtgggttcaagtccTTGCTGAGCTGCTAACCCAGAGAGGCTAACAGTGAAACACAGGGCTTTATAAACTCTTCtaaccaggtgtgtgtgtgtgtgtgtgtgtgtgtgagatgctgTGCTTTTACACTCTGAACTGTTTGAAGGTTTGTGTGACGGGTGGATGTGTGGGGAGATGGAGCTGCAGAGCCGCTCTGAGGAGAATCAGGTAAGTCTGATCTGCAGCTCATCACCATGATACAAGAATACCAACACCCCAAGTCACtgatataccatagcaaccacctagcaacaccatctGGTAACACTCTAGTGACCACATGGGAGCTGCTAGAGCTCTGCAAAAATCAGATCCCGTCACCACAGACCCCTCACAGACGGGCCGTGACTGTGTGTTTTAGCGAGCTGATTAGCTAGTCGAACATTAGCGAGAGGGTGAATGAGTAGATCGGTCGGGTTCGGCTGCGGATCAGCGGTGACCTCTTCCCTCCTGCAGTCATGCTTGAGCCAGACAGAAGCCTCTTACAGGAACACACTGTAAAGCTGTGTAAACTGCTGGGCCTGGGTTGTGGGTCCGATCCCTgcttcagtctgtgtgtgtgagatgatgGATTGGCGTTTGGTATTCCCACCTTGCTCCAGCTCGGCTGCGGCCCTGACCCGGGCCAAGCAGATAAGAAGCTGATGGATCTACATGGAGCTCATGGGAAGTAACTGCCCGGCGGCGCTGCAGACCTATAAGGACTGAATGCTGGGTCCGCAGCGGTACATGTCTCTGTGTTCGTAGCTGAACACAGCTGCTGCTGATAGGATGGTTCTGTATAGCGGCGTCCTGCTGATGTGACCTACGATGTTCTGTAGGACGTCCTGGTGTTGGTAGAGGTTCTCTGCCGAACTTCAGTCTTGCTGTGAGGTCCATTTCCTCCTTGCTCTCCTCCAGTGAAGATCAGGAGTGTGTagcttttcacaaagcagcttcacagaatCAGTAAAAACAcgagaaatcaacaacataacaacacgtgaaaacctaagacccccggtgagcagccaaagaccaccgTGCAGGAAACATCCCTCAGATGTGGGGGGTCCAACTTTCTCCTCTCAGGAAAAGACATTCAGCTGAAGTCAAAAGATAAAAAGGGCGGGGCTTAATCTAATATCACTGAAGTACGCTGATGTACAGCGCTGGTTAAACAGAACTGTGGTGAGGAGTGTGTGCTGCTGTGCTGAAATGTGTGTTCTCGGTTCTACAGCTGAAGCGCGGTGTGCAGAACAGGGGTCCCGGGGAGGAACCTGCTGTTAAACCTGATCACAGCGAGTGGAACCAAGCCTGTAAGAACCTTCAGAGGAGAACAGCCGATCTGAAAGGACAGCTGGCTGCTGTTACAgagtctcagtgtgtgtgtgtgtgtgtgtgtgtgtgtgtgttgtagaccTGTTCCTGCTATGTGTGTTGTTGGGAGGGGTTCTCGTTCTGCTGCTGGACTCCTGTACACCCTCTGACCCGGCCCAGCCCTGGACTCTGAGCGGATTAGTTAAAGCCCCTCTGTGGGACTGGACCGCTTTTGCTATCGTGCTGATTTTCACTGTGCTGCAGGGGGCGCTCTACTACCTACCTGTGGGACAGGTGAGGAAACAAAGCACTCCTTCATCTTTTCTTAATCACCTTTATTTTCAGCGTTACCATAAAAACCTCTGAAGTGACTAAACTGgggagagaatgtgtgtgtgtgtgtgtgtttaggtggcgGAGGGTAAGATGGGTTTCCATGACAAACGGCTCAAGTACAGTCTGAACGGTGAGTCgctgtttactgtgtgtttactgtttgtttatgtaaatgtgttgtttgtttactgtttactgatgtaaatgttgtttgtttactgtttgtttattgacgtaaatgtgtttatttactgtttgtttatgtaaatgtcTTGTTTGTTTACGGTTTGTTTACtgatgtaaatgtgttgtttgtttactgtttgtttactgatgtaaatgtgttgtttgtttactgtttgtttatgtaaatgtgttgtttgtctactgtttgtttactgatgtaaatttgttgtttgtttactgtttgtttatgtaaatgtgttgtttgtctactgtttgtttactgatgtaaatgtgttgtttgtttactgtttgtttactgttcACCCTGCTCTCTCCCTCAGGCCTGCACGCGTTCGGAGTGTGTGTGGCGCTGCTGATATGTGCGTGGCAGTGTGGGTGGGTGAAGGCGGGCAGCGTGTCCGGCAGGGTGTTGGCGCTGGTCAGTGCGGGGTGTGTCGTCTCTCTgctgctcagtgtgtgtctctACCTGCGGCCGGTCTCAGATCACACTCAGGACAACACTACAGGTGCCAGAGCGCTGGGGGAGGAGGGTGTTAATATTACAGGTCTGGGGGAGGGGCTTAATTTTAGAGTTTTAGACTTGTTATAGTTCCGCTAATGTATAGAGAACACCCGGTACCGACTGCTGAGTACAGCCAGAGAGTTCAACTCCCACAGTTTCACACCGGACctctgaagctaatgtagctaacaagtaatgcaagcttatgtacaccaattagcatggtgctagcTGTATGTCCAAATCATCATACACTCTCCTCAAGGCATGTGGAAGTGTTAATCAAGCTCTAATAGACTCAGTTGTGGttactgttatctagaacatgttaTCTAGAACTATGTTGTAAAGTACTTTGCACATTCTCTTTAGGCTGTTTCCTGCTGGACTTTGCGCTGGGCAAAGAGACGGACCCTCGTCTGGGTAGAATCGATGTGAAGCAGTTCGCCATGGTCAGAATCGGCTTCATCGGCTGGGTGAGTGGGAGGGGCTACAGTCTCAGCCTAGCAGGCTCCGCCCACCGGTACCTGAGTCTGATAACCAGAACTGTGAATttcagctgcattctgaacgaCTGTCTGCAAATTAGACAAACGATTTCCAGCTGAGTTCTAGTTCTAGTCAGTGATGTTGAACAGCTGCTGAACATCAGGACGACAAACGAGACAATCCTGAGAACCGCTCTgttctgagcttcactgtagagaacctgacccactctgatctctctacagtggagatgaatggaagcaggtgtcggtcgccatgactacaacacagatacagcccataatttatcttctatccaaacccaccagtgcagctacacgagtcttctgagttttatatggagtgatgaagatgatgatgatgaagatgatgatgatgatgatgagggtaaaatagtgaatagagaatctgaactaatgcagttctctttagggactactttctgtagctgcactacaccctgcagcatgtatccctccaccattttaatgatctggttctaaaagcaggttctagagccgaactcttctcagaactctggtagaacagtgtctcaggcatcaggcagcgtcttcatcaccattaggtgaagaactttctgtgaggagcttttagtagagcttcagacgtctgcttcccttcacctccactgtagaaccacagctctgactggaggagcttatctagaacctccactgtagaaccacagctctgactggaggagcttatctagaacctccactgtagaaccacagctctgactggaggagcttatctagaacctccactgtagaacagctctgactggggaggttatctagaaccacacCACACCAAACCCCCCCCGCCTCTGAATGAGTAAATGTTTAGATCTTCAGCAGAGAACTGTGTGCAGAGACACTTGTGTCTTCTGTTCTGTGTAGAGGCtgaaggttgtgtgtgtgtgtgtgtgtgtgtgtgtgtgtagggtttgATGAACCTGTGTTATGTCCTGACTGCAGTAgagacagactccctctctttAGCTCTGCTGCTGACCGTCACCTTCCAGATCATCTACATCCTGGACTTCCTCGTTGACGAGGTTCTCCTTCACTTACTGGCTTTAATGTTCAGTGATTGACAGTACAGCTGGTCTAGCTCCgccctgtttgtgtgtgtgtgtggttgtcgtTTAGGAGACAGTGTTGGACACTAAGGAGTTTACTGAGGAGTCCATCGGGTTCCTGATGGTTCTGGGCGAGTACATCTGGATCCCCTTCTTCTCCAGCCTGCCTGTGTACTTCCTGCTTCAGCGGCCCAATCACATCCCCTTCCTGTCCGCCGTGCCCATAATCCTGCTCTTCAGTGAGTGGAGTCGCAGTCGGAGTccgggtgggggtgggtgggggtatggggtgggggggggggcttgtgTTAATGATCTGACTCTGGATCAGAGGCGGCGAATCCAGCACAGACTGCCTGGACTTTTACTTTCAGAACTTTCTGGATTTGCCACCTTTGCTCTGAATGGTATgtcaccatagcaactgttgtGCTATGCTGCACATCTGACCTGCTCCAGGACAGGTTCTGTTCCGGATTTCAGATCATAAACAGTTCTTGAGCCAACCAGAACCGAGCTTCTGAAAGCTCTCCAGGCCTCTTAGACTGgccagagagacagacatgaACGGACACAGGTGTGTGGTGGGACGCGCCGCACCCCTGTTCTCCACTCACTGTTCGTCTGGTTGGTGAACTCTGGTCTTTACACCTGTGTTCTGATCCAAACCAAACCTGCTAGAGATTAAACACTGATGCTCTCCAGGGTTCAGTCCTGTGCAGTAACCTGAAGGTTCCTCTCGGTTCTCCTGTGCAGGTGCCGGCTTCCTGGCGTATTACCTCTCCAACGAGCAGAAGAGCAGCTTCCGCAAGAACCCTGGCCACCCGGCTCACGCAGGTAGGGGTCAGCTGTGTGTTCAGTCGTGTACAACTCCCACTGAGAAGCTGAGGAGGAGAGCCGCTGGTGACGTCCCAAATAAATCAAAGGATATGGttgccacaacttagtaaggcatgggaacaagataattaagtagTGGCCACGACTTAGTAAGATGGAATAACAGCACTGTGCTCAGATACGAGACTCGCCCTTGACCCGTGTCTACCAGAACCCCCCCTCTCCCACCCACATATTCAGAGATGGTCTGCtcctgtgttgttgttgttgttgttgttttcaggTCGTCTGTAAGTGGTGTTGTTTATGAGGGGCTTAGTGTAGAAATGCTGACCGTACAGAACCGAGTCATCACATCACTCCGTCCAGACGCAGGTCAGACAGGGTGATGGTGGGATGGTAAAGCAGCTGTTTTCTCTCATTCTGTGTTTAACGATCAGGCCTGGAGATCATCCGCAGCCCGTCGGGTCAGAACCTGCTGGTATCCAGCTGGTTCGGCTGGGTTCGCCATCCAAACTACCTGGGAGACGTTGTGATGATGTTTGCCTGGTGCCTGCCCTGCGGTCAGATCCCACACCACAGTAGAGGAGGAATACTCCATTACTTATTAATACACAGATCAATagaagatacacacacacacacacacacactcactcacacacactcactcactcacacactcactcacacacacacacacactcacacacacacacactcacacactcactcacactcacacacacactcacacacactcactcactcactcacacacacactcacacacacactcacacacacactcacacactcactcacacactcatcacATCATCATCTCACAGAATTACtaataacacaaacacaacaggTAAACAGGACGGTGTCTGTCTCGTGAGCTCAGCCAGGTGTGTAACGCAGGTGTGTGTGCAGGGTTCTCCAGCCTGCTGCCGTACCTGCCCGCTCTACAGTGCTTCAACCTGCTGAGGAAGAGGAGTGCGGAGATTGAGGCCTCCTGCCTGGAGAAACACGGAGAGGCGTGGAGGGAGTACTGCCGCAGAGTCCCCTATAAACTCATCCCGTACCTCTACTGAACACTCTGCTACACCCATCCCATTAACACCAGTAATAAACAGACCCAGACCAGTACACTGTGATCCTGCTCATTTCATCAGCACAGACACGCCTTCACTCCGCCGCAGGTGTAACCCATCACAGGAGTGCGCAGTGGTTAGGATTCActctgtagatcactcctctcactctgtagtactgtagatcactcctctcactctggagcggctctactgtagatcactcctctcactctgtagtactgtagatcactcctctcactctggagctgctctactgtagatcactcctctcactctggagcggctctactgtagatcactcctctcactctggagctgttttactgtagatcactcctctcactctgtagtactgtagatcactcctctcactctggagcggctctactgtagatcactcctctcactctgtagtactgtagatcactcctctcactctggagctgctctactgtagatcactcctctcactctggagcggctctactgtagatcactcctctcactctgtagtactgtagatcactcctctcactctggagctgctctactgtagatcactcctctcactctggagcggctctactgtagatcactcctctcactctgtagtactgtagatcactcctctcactctggagctgctctactgtagatcactcctctcactctggagcggctctactgtagatcactcctctcactctggagctgttttactgtagatcactcctctcactctggataCCAGTAGACAGTCTAACAGGCTGCAGTTCCTCCGTACTTTATCTTATTCTGTTGATTTTGGGTGAGAGTGCTTTTGTGGACAGATGGCAGTGCTAATGTAAAATGTGGATGACTTACACTTGTGTATattatgtgtttattaattcattaacacacatcacactgaacactctgtCTCCCAGTGAAGCAGCTCTGTGAAACTAGGCTCTGCTCTGGTCAGTCTGGTCAGTCTGGTCAGTCTGGGGGAGACGCTCTCCTTCTTTTCCGAGGTTCAGTGGGTTCCTAATCTAATGGCTGATTCACATGTAGTCTTTAACTCTTTCATTAAACTTGTGATTAAGTTTGATTTATATTTCCACTTTTACAAACTTTACTTGCTCCAGTTTCGCCCAACAACTATAAGAAGCTTAGATGAGTTAAACTGTGCAGGGTTTATCTGCCGGCCTGAGGGGCACACAAAATGGCCGACAGCAGCCATTTCACCTCCACTGCTGTTGTGCAGCGAAGCAGCTCGTGATTGTTCTTCCCACCCGTATTCTGGCACTCCCCGCCTCTGTcgagctgtgattggctagcTACGCCAACGTCCTGTGCCGTCATTGGCTATTACTCTTTATTGACAAGAAAATACACCAATCACTCAAACGAAATGCTTATCCAATCCACACGAAGGAAAGGTGGGACATGTTTGAAAACAGGTGTGAAATAAAATATATCGTCAAACACCCAAAATCAAGATTCGGGCGGTTTTAACGTCTCTTCATTTTTGGAATAAAAACACCAGGTGAGTTTGTAAATAGCCGACCTTA comes from the Salminus brasiliensis chromosome 23, fSalBra1.hap2, whole genome shotgun sequence genome and includes:
- the LOC140546004 gene encoding delta(14)-sterol reductase TM7SF2, producing the protein MCGEMELQSRSEENQLKRGVQNRGPGEEPAVKPDHSEWNQAYLFLLCVLLGGVLVLLLDSCTPSDPAQPWTLSGLVKAPLWDWTAFAIVLIFTVLQGALYYLPVGQVAEGKMGFHDKRLKYSLNGLHAFGVCVALLICAWQCGWVKAGSVSGRVLALVSAGCVVSLLLSVCLYLRPVSDHTQDNTTGCFLLDFALGKETDPRLGRIDVKQFAMVRIGFIGWGLMNLCYVLTAVETDSLSLALLLTVTFQIIYILDFLVDEETVLDTKEFTEESIGFLMVLGEYIWIPFFSSLPVYFLLQRPNHIPFLSAVPIILLFSAGFLAYYLSNEQKSSFRKNPGHPAHAGLEIIRSPSGQNLLVSSWFGWVRHPNYLGDVVMMFAWCLPCGFSSLLPYLPALQCFNLLRKRSAEIEASCLEKHGEAWREYCRRVPYKLIPYLY